The stretch of DNA TATATAATGGCGATGCTGATGGAAGGGTATCGATCCTGGGCAAGTGGAAAACGATTGGTAGCCGCTTTGCTTTGGTCGCTGCCCATTGCCTTGAAGATTTTTCCGGCCATACTCTTCGTTTTTTTATGGTTAAAAAAAGACTGGGTGACTTTCCTTTTGACGGGACTCTTTGCAAGTTTCTTTTCACTAATACCCTTGTTTTTTTTGCCTTTTGAGATTACCTATGACTATTTCAGTCATATTTTGCCCCGATTATTTAGTGGTGAGATCAATGATCCTTTTACCATTTTATATCAATCAATGCGGGTATTATTGGATAAGTTATTGGTCTTTGATTTACATTTGAATCCCACTCCCATTGCCGATATTCCTTATTTGTCTAATTGGCTTTATGCCTTGTTTCAATGGGTTGTGCTGAGCCTGTTAGTTGCCATAGTTAGTGATAAACAAAAGGATCCTTTTGTTGGTTTTGCGATGGTCATAACGGCAGGGCTGTTGATCAGCGGATATGGATCAAGTTATAGTATGTTAATGTTGCTACTCCCTTTAATCGCCTATTTTTTCCTTCAGCCTAGCGTGTGGTTTTGCTTAGCCAGTAGCTTTTTATTATTTCTAGCAGGCAATATCCCCATTTATTTATTGAAAGCTTGGCCTTTGCCCTGGCAGTTCCCTCGTTTATATGCCTTACTAGTTTTTTTAGGTATAGTGGTATGGTACATAAAGCCAAGGATAAGCTGGAAACCCATTTTAGTAATTGGCTTATTTTTGATAGGAAAAGAAGCCGCAAATGTTGTTCAAAAACACCCAAACCACGCCTATTACCTTCCAGATGGTCGCCAAGGCATAATATATGATTATCAATACCAAAAAGAAGGCCTATTGCTCACCTTTTTTAATGCAGAGGGTGCAAACCAACAAGTCATCAATACCCAAGACACCATTTGGCAAGACCCACAATTAACACTGACCGAAAACCAGATTTACTATTCAGGGCAGCAATTAACCTTCAATCACAGCCGAAAGCTAAAACCACTTCGCCTGAACGATACGGAGCTCATTTTTCTATCAGATGAAGGACGAGGTGTAGGATTTTATACTTTACGTAAAATGCCATTACCATAATGTACGGGAAAAAGGAACTTATCATCAGTATGCTGGGTCTGCTATATGGCCTGGCTATTCATTGTACCCACGATCAATTGACGCCAAGCCCTCAGGATGAGTATACCATTAAACTACGGTGGGTGGAGGCTTATGAGGGAGAGGAAATCGGCCAAGTCATGGTTGGCTTGCAATGGTCTTTTTCCTTTCTGGGCGCGAGCCTACCGGAAGTTACCTGGACCAAAGCCGTCCGCTTTTTGGATGACCGCCATTTTGTTTTGAATATGCAGGAGTTAGGCTTCCAGGAAGAGGCTTTAGAGGCATGGAGAGTGATTATCGAAAGGCTAAAAAACAGTGAGGAATACCAGCAAAAAGAAGCTATTGATATGGCGCGTTTCCTGGTCCTGAGTTTGCATAGTAGCTGGCATTATTACACCCTCACGGCTGCCCCGAAAACATTGGCTGATTATCTAGCTACTAAAGATACCCTTGCCTTAAAAACCTTTCCCGTGCGAGTATCATCAATCGCCAAAACCGAGAGAATGATTCGTTTTCAAATCGCCAACGCTATTGAACAGACCTTTTTCATCGCAGCGGAAACTGAGGATATCACGGCCCCCTCCTACCCAGTCGACCATTACGAAATACTCGATATTATGCCCAGTGGACAGCTTCGTTTCCTTCTTTACGATGCGCAAGGTCAGTTGATGCCTGCGGCGCCCATTGCCACCACCCTTGCCGGTAAGCCCTCAAAGTGCATTTGGTGCCATGAAACCAATGTACAGCCCTTATTTCAGCCGACGCCTGATGTCCCAGGCTTCTTAAAAAGCGAGGATTTCCAATTGCTGGTCGATTCCACCAACCGTGCCTTGGCGGCCTATCGGGCCTTGTTGCCTACTATTATTGACTTTAGCGACAAACGGGCACATACCCAAAGTGAATTGCTCTACATCAGTTTTATGGAGCCTTCCCTCCAACGGATTGCTAATGAGTGGGAAATGGAAATAGAAAGCGTTAAGACTATTTTCCAAAACTTGCCAACCCATAAATATGCCGAATTTCCTTTTTTGGGTGAATTATATTACCGGCATTGGGTCGATTCTTTGGCGCCCTATCGCAGCGAACGGGTACCTGGAAGTGTAAGGGAGGAAAATGAATGGGAGCCGAATTATTTTGACTGAGTAGTGGATATTGGGCTTTTGACGCTTTGCGAAATCCGCTGTTTTCCAGACTAAAAGTGAGAAGTCGGAAGTTGAAGCCAATGGGGCGTTTTTTTTTGGGACGGGGAGGTATTGGAGGGTTGGCTTCAGGTTTTTTGGACGCGGAGTTATTGGAGGTGGAGAGGTAGTGGAGGGTTGGCTGGAGGTTTTTTTGGGGGACGTGGAGGTAGTGGAGGTTGTAAGTCGCTGGGGGCTGGCGGGGGAAAGTTGTAAGTCGTAAGTCTCAGGAGTCTGGCGGAGGAAAGTTGTAAGTCGTGGGGGCTGACGGCACAGCGACACAGAAGGCATTGAAATTTTGATTGAAATTTTAATTTTGATTGCCATTGGAAGCGCGGCGATGTAGCTGGAGCTACAGGCAGTCTTGGAAGTGACAGGTTCACGAGCTGGAGCTCGTTCACGAACGGCTTAGGAGGACAACGGTGTGGCGGCGCAGCGACACAGGAGGCATTGAAATTGCCATTGAAATTGCCATTGAAGCGGCACAGCGACACAGCAGACATTGAAATTGCCATTGCCATTGCCATTGAAATTGAAATTGCCATTGCCATTGCCATTGAAATTGAAATTGCCATTGCCATTGAAAACAAGGCGTTATAGCTGGAGCGCAAGAACCAGTGCCCCGGCAGGCGCAAGCTACAAATCTGGCGTAAATGACATGACTTGGTAATGCCTGAGTCGTTCCTCATAAGCCGACAAGATCGTCCGCTGATAATCATTCGGATGGTACTTGGATTCACCCGTTGTAGCGCGGAGATCTTTGTCGAAAAACGCCATCTCAAAGCCCCTTCGTTCAAATTTTTTACGCCACCAACTAACCGTTATTTTTTGAATGTTTTGGTTAACCCAATTGCCCCATTGGCCATGAAAGAGGGTTTCAAAAATGCGCTTAAGTAGATTATGCTCATCCAATAAAGGCTCCTGCAAGTATTTTGAAGGATCACAATTGGGAAAAAATTCTTTAGCCCATTTATTTTTTTCATAAAAAGCCCTGTGGACTTTGCTGCCAAAAACGGGAATAATAGAGAGGCTTTCAAAAGCAGTATAAAGGTTGCGGTCTTTGAGCGCTAATTCATCCTCATCCAGGAAATAGTTCATGCAAAAATCATGTTGTTTCCCGAACAGAAAAGTTAATTTCTTGAAACAATGAAGGAAAGACCGGCAAATCCAAAGCCGTTGTGCCTTGGTTATGATAAAAAAATCGATATCTGCCGATTCATCTGCGGCGTATTTAGAGAGAGAGCCTGAGATGGCCACGCCTCGTACAAAAGGGAATTGACTGATGAAAGCAGCATTTTTGCGCGCCGTTTTCATTTTTTCGGTGGACAGTGTAAACTTTTGCTCCCGCAGCCTTGCCAGTCTTTTGCCTTCCCGCATGGCATAATAAGGCCCATGTTGTTGCAATTGGCCTTCCTCCTCCAGTTCGTCCAGGGTCGCAGCAATCCCTGCCTGATTCACCTTAACCTGACAGAATCGGTGAATTTCTTCTTGTTTTAGCGGAAATGAAAATATGTCAAAATAAAGTAAGGTCTTAACAACTTCCTGTTTGAGTAGCTTCATTTAGTTTTTCTAATTAACCCTTTTGAGATATAGCACAGTGTTTTCATCATTATTTTCACATCCAACCAAAGAGACCATTCTTCAATGTACAGCAGGTCGTATTGCAAACGCCCCTGTAGCTTGTCCAGAGAAGTAATTGGGCCTTCAAAGCCATTGACCTGTGCCAGCCCTGTGATACCAGGCAATACCCTATGTCTATCAAAGTACCCTTTCCCAACAGCGCGGCTAAAAGCCTTATGATCGCTCATCATGTGTGGCCGAGGGCCAACGATGCTCATTTCTCCCTTTAGTACATTCATAAATTGTGGCAATTCGTCAAGTTTATGACAACGGATAAAATGAGCCCATGGACTAATGCTTTCCGCTTTATCTTTCCGAATGCTTCTCAATTTGTAACAAAAAAACAAACGATTATTAAACCCTACCCTTTTTTGCACAAAAAAAATAGGCACATTGCCATCTATCCAATTCATAAAAACAAGGATAGGAATTAACCATGACAATATAAAAATAAAGAAAAAACTGGTTAAAATAATATCCAGCAAACGTTTGATGATTCGATACCGAAAACCAAGGGGGGCAGTAGGCCAAAGCGCTTTTCCTTTTCTTACTTGGAGCAGCTGTGGAGGAGGAAGATGTGCTGTTCTTGAAACTAAAAACTCACTAAATGGGCTTTGGAGAAACTTCATACTTTGAAGTAATTTGAAAGATGGATAGAAAAAACGCGAAAAAAACAATGCCATGTTGTCGTTCTAATATACTTTCGATTACCGAAAAAGTTAAAACCGCCAAGAAAAAATAGATAACAGGATTGGACCATTTATAGTCCCATTTTTTTATAAAAAGTCCCAATAAAAGCAACCACAATAATAACCCAACTATACCCAATTGCACCCAAGTTTCTACAAATTGGTTGTGAAAATTATAGCCGAGATAGCCATGATCACCTAAGTTTGGGTTTCCATGATAAACATTATGCTTTACGATGGTTTGGTTCATGGCGGCTTGGGCATCGCCGATCCCGAGACCAAGCACAAAAGCCCGCTCACCCTCCACAATCTCCCCTGCAAAGCGCCAAAACAATAAACGGATCGTTAAACCATTAAAAGGAGTATCGTATTGAAATTGATCCTGCTGCAATACGCTAAATTGGGAATCCAATAATTGGTTAAAACGATCACGGGTTTGACTAAAGAACGACACACCTCCGATAAAGAGAGGTAAAACAATTATCCAGCCAAATCGAAGTTTTTTAGAGACAAGCTGAGCATAATTTAAGATGGCTAAACGCAACAAAAACAATAGCGTTAGGCTTATAAATAGTCGAGATGATAACAAAATCAAACCTGTGGATAGGGTAAAAATAATAACAAACTGGCACCAATCATTCAAAAGCAAGCGATACCCAACCCTTATCAAAAAATGACTAAAGACTAAGCTACTAAATGCAAAAAAAGAAAAATAAATGGCGTTAAGTTCATCTAAGGGCCAGCTAAAAGCATGGTAAAAGAAAAAACTGGGAATGCCTGTTTCTAAGTAGTTACAAAGCGCTAAAAATAGACAAATCCAAATGGAAATGCAACAGCTTAGGATAAGACTTAGCATACTATGTCGCAAAATATCCAAATCGATTTTCCTATCCAGGGCTATAAACAATGGGATAAATAGCAGGCTGGCCTTGCGTTCCAATGCAAATTGTGCAACATTTACCTCTGTAGACCACGCCATACTCAAAGCATGAAAACCATAAAAAAGCCAGAAGGCCCATACCCATCTTGTTTTTAATACCTGCCAACATCTTTTCCCCAATTCAGGCTGAAGTACAACACTCGCCCCATACAAAAGGATTACCAAAACATTTAAACGCTTGGAAATGACCAAGGTGAAGGGAATTAAAAGCAGTAGCCATTGACTAAGGGCAAGAGGGGACTGTCCGGCAATTTCCCTTTTTAAACGGACTAAAAATTTAGTGCTTTGACAGATACCCTGATTTAGCATCGTGGCTATTGTTTTTTATTTTTAGGTGGGATTTGCAAACTGGACTTTTGACATTCGATGTTATGAAAGTGGAAATCGGAAGGCGGAAAGGCTCAGGAGCGCAATTTTCCCACTTCCCACTTCCCACTTCTAGCATGGAAAACGGAGGATTACCAAAAGCGTCAAAAGTCCAATTGCAAAGAAAGACGCTATTAAAAAAATAGCAACCCAAAAACTGTTGATGGCGCAAAGCAACCAAATATAGATGACTAATACTTAATATTCAATATTTTTTAGCCAATTATTGCGCGTTTTTCATTTGGGCAACGGCGAGGAAAGATGCCAGAAAGAAGTTATTGCCCTCCAGTGCCTGCGGCATTAAGTGCTTTTTTCGCACATTTATCTGAAGTCTGAATGAAAAGTTGTATGTTTGAGCAGCAAAAATCAAACATGAAACGTTAAGTAATTGTTAATTACCCGACTAAGTCATTTTCACCCTTGCATTGGACAAAAGAATTACATTTGCCATTTTTAAACGTGCTTTAAATGAAACACTTATTCAATTTAAATTCTTGGGCACCTCATAAACCTGTTTATCTTTTGCCGCTATCGAATAGGGTCTAAACGACAAATAAAATTTCTCTCATTCCTTAAGTTTATAGTAAAGTAATCCCTCAAACAAACATTAAATATGTGTTTGAAGGTGGGCTTTTAGTGGTTAGTATAATGGCTTTCTGTCTTTAATCAGAAAGCTAAATCTAGCTGCCAAAATACCTACCTTCAAATGAGTCCTATAATTTACCAAAAAAGATTAGTATGAAAAAACATCTATTCACACTTGTGCTGGCACTCTTTATGGTGTCCTTTTCAATAGCACAGCAGTCCATCTCGGGCAAGGTCTCCGACAGCAGCGGAGAACCATTAGTTGGAGCAAGTATTCTAGTTAAAGGCACCACTTCCGGTGCTGTTACGGATTTTGAGGGGAACTATTCCCTGGAGGCTCCGGCCAGCGCAACCACCTTGGTTTTCAGTTATACTGGTTACGAATCGCGTGAAATTGAGATTAATAACCAAAGCGTTATTGACCTCACCATGACAGAAGGCGTTATGCTTTTCGAAGCGGTTGTAACGGCATTGGGCATTACCCGGGATAAAAAATCCCTAACTTATGCCGCACAGGAAGTAAAAAATGAAGATTTGAATATCTCCAGAAGTGCCGGATTTGTGGATGCCTTAACCGGAAAAGTAGCCGGTGTGCAAATCGTTGGAGCACCCAGTTCCGGTTTTCGGGAAGGAAACATCCGTATCCGCGGGGTAGGCGGACTTTCCACCTCCAATCCACCATTGTATGTCTTGGACGGTACGCCAGTTGATGCTTCTGCCGTGAATATGGATAACGTCGAATCCGTTTCTGTCCTTAAAGGCCCTGCAGCATCAGCACTTTATGGTCAACGTGCATCTAATGGTGTAGTGGTAGTAACCAGCAAAAAAGGGAAAAAAGGCCCAGGTATCGGTCTGGAATTTAATTCTTCCAGCACTTTCGATAATGTTTCCTTGCTACCTGAATACCAGAATGAGTACGCTGGAGGTTATGATCAGGATTTCCAGAAATTCACTTACAACCCAGCCATTCACCCTTCAGATTGGGCGAAATTTAATGGCCAAAACATGTTAAATTACCAGGCGGATGAAAGTTGGGGGCCAAAAATGGATGGCCGACTTTACCGTCCTTACTACAGCTGGTATGAAGGCCCTGATTTTGGCGTTGAAATCCCCTTGAATCCTCAACCGGATAACGTCAAAAATTTCTTTCAGACCGGTAAAGTATACAACAACAACATCGCTTTTTCCGGAGGAGGAGATAACTATTCTTTCCGAGTGAACTACAACAACATCACCAAAGAACTGGTGATCCCGAATACCCGCCAGGCCAAAAACATCGTTTCCATGATCGGAACTTTTGATTTGTCCAAATTTATCTCTGTCGGCGCTAATATCAACTATAAAAAGACCGATCAATATGGCAATATCAGGGAAGGTTACGGTGCAGGATTATCCGGCAGTTTCAACCAATGGTTCCACCGCCAACTTGATGTTGACAGACTTCGACAGTACAAAAACCCAGACGGCACCTTCAATTCCTGGAATATCGGTAGCCCAGAAAATACGCAACCTTTGTACTGGGATAATCCTTACTATGATGTATATGAAAATGTACCTCACTCTTATGAAGATCGGGTCTATGGTGACTTTTCCATCACTTTAAATTTGGCTAAAAACCTAAAATTACAAGGTTTTGTACGTAGTGACGTACTTAATGCAAACGGCGATAATAGGTTTACCGAAGGAGGCTTGGGTACGCCATCTTATAGTTATTACAAAAACTCCCAAACGGAACTCAACTATGAGGCATTGGCCTCTTATAACAACCGTTCCGGTAAGTTCTCTTATGATTTCAACTTAGGAGCTAACATTAGAAAAGATAATGACGGGTTCTCCTCTGCTTCTACCGTTGGTGGATTAGCCATCCCTGGCTATTACAACATTGCTTCCTCCGTTGACCGGCCCAATGTTTCCGAATCTTCCTTCCAGAAGGAAGTACGAAGTGTCTATGGCCGTGGGTCTTTAGGTTTTAACGATTTTGCCTACCTTGATTTCTCTATCAGGAATGACTGGTCGTCGGCACTTCCGACTGGCGAAAATTCATACCTATACCCGATGATCGGAGGAACATTGGTTTTCTCTGAATTATTGCCAACCAATAACATCCTTTCTTTTGGAAAGATTCGTTATAGTTATGCACAGGTCGGTAGTGATATTGGACCTCACCAGATCAATCCTATTTACTCTTCTGGTGCATTTTATGGATCTAATGCTACTTTGTCTGTTCCAAATACCTTGCGAAATGAGAATCTTAAGCCTCAGTTGACTTCTACGCACGAAGCAGGGATTGAAATGAAGTTCTTAAAAAACAGAGTGGGCTTAGATGTAACCTACTATACAGATGTTAATGAAAACCAGATCTTATCCTTGACCATTCCTGCCACCAGTGGTTATTCAGTGGCAATTATCAATGCCGGTAGAATCACCCGGGAGGGCGTAGAGGTTCAGTTAAACCTCGTACCCGTACAAACCCGTGATTTCAACTGGGATCTTACTTTCAACTGGGCCACCAATACCTCTCAGGTAGATGAACTCGCAGATGGGCTGGATAACCGACAATTAGGTACTTCTCCATTTGGTCCAACTCTTAACGCCAAAGTAGGCGAACAATGGGGTGTCCTGATTGGAAGAGCCTTCAGACGCGATGACAATGGCAACCGCTTAGTAGGTTCAAATGGCCGATACCTGTTTGATAATAATGTGGACTTAGGTAGCATTCTGCCTGATTTCACAGGAGGTATGATCAACACTATTAACTATAAAGGCATTCAATTAAGAGCTGCATTGGATTACCAACAGGGAGGTAAGTTCTATTCTACTTCCGCTATGTTCAATGCTTACTCTGGACTTGGTGCTGAAACGGTTGGCCTTAATGACAAAGGCACTCCAAAGCGCGATCCAGTTAGTGCAGGTGGAGGGGTAAGAGCTGAGGGCGTAACA from Saprospiraceae bacterium encodes:
- a CDS encoding sugar transferase, yielding MKFLQSPFSEFLVSRTAHLPPPQLLQVRKGKALWPTAPLGFRYRIIKRLLDIILTSFFFIFILSWLIPILVFMNWIDGNVPIFFVQKRVGFNNRLFFCYKLRSIRKDKAESISPWAHFIRCHKLDELPQFMNVLKGEMSIVGPRPHMMSDHKAFSRAVGKGYFDRHRVLPGITGLAQVNGFEGPITSLDKLQGRLQYDLLYIEEWSLWLDVKIMMKTLCYISKGLIRKTK
- a CDS encoding O-antigen ligase family protein, producing the protein MLNQGICQSTKFLVRLKREIAGQSPLALSQWLLLLIPFTLVISKRLNVLVILLYGASVVLQPELGKRCWQVLKTRWVWAFWLFYGFHALSMAWSTEVNVAQFALERKASLLFIPLFIALDRKIDLDILRHSMLSLILSCCISIWICLFLALCNYLETGIPSFFFYHAFSWPLDELNAIYFSFFAFSSLVFSHFLIRVGYRLLLNDWCQFVIIFTLSTGLILLSSRLFISLTLLFLLRLAILNYAQLVSKKLRFGWIIVLPLFIGGVSFFSQTRDRFNQLLDSQFSVLQQDQFQYDTPFNGLTIRLLFWRFAGEIVEGERAFVLGLGIGDAQAAMNQTIVKHNVYHGNPNLGDHGYLGYNFHNQFVETWVQLGIVGLLLWLLLLGLFIKKWDYKWSNPVIYFFLAVLTFSVIESILERQHGIVFFAFFLSIFQITSKYEVSPKPI
- a CDS encoding SusC/RagA family TonB-linked outer membrane protein; the protein is MKKHLFTLVLALFMVSFSIAQQSISGKVSDSSGEPLVGASILVKGTTSGAVTDFEGNYSLEAPASATTLVFSYTGYESREIEINNQSVIDLTMTEGVMLFEAVVTALGITRDKKSLTYAAQEVKNEDLNISRSAGFVDALTGKVAGVQIVGAPSSGFREGNIRIRGVGGLSTSNPPLYVLDGTPVDASAVNMDNVESVSVLKGPAASALYGQRASNGVVVVTSKKGKKGPGIGLEFNSSSTFDNVSLLPEYQNEYAGGYDQDFQKFTYNPAIHPSDWAKFNGQNMLNYQADESWGPKMDGRLYRPYYSWYEGPDFGVEIPLNPQPDNVKNFFQTGKVYNNNIAFSGGGDNYSFRVNYNNITKELVIPNTRQAKNIVSMIGTFDLSKFISVGANINYKKTDQYGNIREGYGAGLSGSFNQWFHRQLDVDRLRQYKNPDGTFNSWNIGSPENTQPLYWDNPYYDVYENVPHSYEDRVYGDFSITLNLAKNLKLQGFVRSDVLNANGDNRFTEGGLGTPSYSYYKNSQTELNYEALASYNNRSGKFSYDFNLGANIRKDNDGFSSASTVGGLAIPGYYNIASSVDRPNVSESSFQKEVRSVYGRGSLGFNDFAYLDFSIRNDWSSALPTGENSYLYPMIGGTLVFSELLPTNNILSFGKIRYSYAQVGSDIGPHQINPIYSSGAFYGSNATLSVPNTLRNENLKPQLTSTHEAGIEMKFLKNRVGLDVTYYTDVNENQILSLTIPATSGYSVAIINAGRITREGVEVQLNLVPVQTRDFNWDLTFNWATNTSQVDELADGLDNRQLGTSPFGPTLNAKVGEQWGVLIGRAFRRDDNGNRLVGSNGRYLFDNNVDLGSILPDFTGGMINTINYKGIQLRAALDYQQGGKFYSTSAMFNAYSGLGAETVGLNDKGTPKRDPVSAGGGVRAEGVTADGQANSVYLEADAYYKSLFRLSENWIFDATYLKIREVSIGYNFNPKKLGLGFATKLNVALVGRNLAYFGKDTKKIGFDPSEAESNGWFEGGQLPQTRAFGFNISLGF
- a CDS encoding glycosyltransferase family 87 protein, giving the protein MIRLKRIPVPFLSACLCLFIGCYQLWRVREAPIGDFANYYYASQAYQEGALGQGIYEPYAFNLWVNERSPAPVFLNYAPVPPVSILAYLPFAGMEEMDVAKFWFSLIGLLLFVVAYYRLGREVEVGRGKSEGGKGKSEVRSRKGGSWEVEKSEVGSSKSEVGEEQPETESTFPFSLPTSDFRLWIYPLFLPLLCWTALYNNFFQGQSYLYIMAMLMEGYRSWASGKRLVAALLWSLPIALKIFPAILFVFLWLKKDWVTFLLTGLFASFFSLIPLFFLPFEITYDYFSHILPRLFSGEINDPFTILYQSMRVLLDKLLVFDLHLNPTPIADIPYLSNWLYALFQWVVLSLLVAIVSDKQKDPFVGFAMVITAGLLISGYGSSYSMLMLLLPLIAYFFLQPSVWFCLASSFLLFLAGNIPIYLLKAWPLPWQFPRLYALLVFLGIVVWYIKPRISWKPILVIGLFLIGKEAANVVQKHPNHAYYLPDGRQGIIYDYQYQKEGLLLTFFNAEGANQQVINTQDTIWQDPQLTLTENQIYYSGQQLTFNHSRKLKPLRLNDTELIFLSDEGRGVGFYTLRKMPLP